The proteins below come from a single Methanothrix thermoacetophila PT genomic window:
- a CDS encoding phosphoglycerate kinase — protein MKDYLTMDDLILEDKRVLVRVDINSPMDPTGRILDDKRFRSHLETLKALDNSKVVLMAHQSRPGKKDFSTMEPHARQLSRLLRKDVTYVDDIFGSTARNAIRSLESGEMLLLENTRFYAEESLSRSPADHAKSHMVQKLAPLFDAFINDAFAVSHRSHLSVVGFTEVLPSAAGILMDKEIQALDKGLKASEHPCVFALGGAKVDDSIKVAQNVLRRGADSVLALGLVSVVFLMAAGVNVGETNRRFVESQGYMDQVEIAQKILNEHPGKVILPRDIAVDKDGERLEVSVDSIPDYPISDIGLETIVEFSKILRSARVAVLNGPAGITEKERFILGTAEILKAATDAGYSIAGGGHTVAAIEKLGLESRFSHVSMGGGASITYLSGEPMPGIEALKSAAARYRKL, from the coding sequence GTGAAGGATTACCTCACCATGGATGATCTCATACTTGAGGACAAACGGGTGCTGGTGAGAGTTGACATCAACTCCCCGATGGACCCCACGGGAAGGATTCTGGACGATAAGAGGTTCAGGAGCCATCTGGAGACGTTGAAGGCTCTGGATAACTCAAAGGTCGTTTTGATGGCCCATCAGTCCAGGCCTGGCAAGAAGGACTTTTCCACCATGGAGCCGCATGCGAGGCAGCTGTCTAGGCTCCTGAGAAAGGATGTGACATACGTCGATGATATCTTCGGCAGCACTGCCAGGAACGCGATACGCTCCCTCGAGTCGGGAGAGATGCTGCTGCTGGAGAACACAAGATTCTATGCCGAGGAGAGCCTCTCGAGGAGCCCTGCGGATCATGCTAAGAGCCACATGGTGCAGAAGCTCGCCCCGCTATTCGATGCATTCATAAATGATGCTTTTGCTGTATCACACAGATCTCATCTCTCTGTTGTTGGCTTCACAGAGGTCCTGCCGAGCGCAGCCGGCATACTCATGGATAAAGAGATCCAAGCCCTCGATAAGGGTTTAAAGGCCAGTGAGCATCCGTGTGTCTTCGCACTTGGCGGCGCGAAGGTCGACGACTCCATAAAAGTCGCGCAGAATGTGCTCAGGCGTGGTGCGGATTCTGTTCTCGCCCTGGGTCTAGTCTCGGTTGTGTTCCTGATGGCGGCTGGGGTGAATGTGGGGGAGACCAACCGGAGGTTTGTGGAGAGCCAGGGGTACATGGATCAGGTCGAGATCGCTCAGAAGATCCTGAATGAGCATCCGGGAAAGGTCATTCTCCCCAGAGACATCGCAGTCGATAAGGATGGCGAGAGGCTCGAGGTGAGCGTGGACAGCATACCTGATTACCCCATCTCTGATATCGGGCTTGAGACGATAGTTGAGTTCTCGAAGATCCTGAGATCCGCGAGGGTTGCTGTGCTCAACGGGCCAGCGGGCATCACCGAGAAGGAGAGGTTCATTCTCGGAACAGCCGAGATCCTGAAGGCTGCAACCGATGCAGGCTATTCAATAGCCGGAGGCGGTCATACGGTTGCAGCAATCGAAAAGCTCGGCCTGGAGTCTAGGTTCTCGCATGTGAGTATGGGCGGCGGCGCGAGCATAACATACCTCTCCGGAGAGCCGATGCCCGGAATCGAGGCGCTGAAGAGCGCTGCCGCGAGGTACAGGAAGCTGTGA
- a CDS encoding DHH family phosphoesterase: MRILESDAIKHLCDRRKIYLCHKNADPDAIGSAFALSWLFGGDIGAVGDLSKAASQLADSIGIKPIIDPDLQSYDLVVLIDTSVSSQIGGAMLRRYGVIDHHLDTDLLEDAEFYIQREVDSTAQIVWDIIKSSGMADRVPREVALALLAGIVSDTGRFRHASSEAFRCVHEILEAGDVDYGEVMEILSRAPMDLSQRVAVLKAATRARISWKGEWIIACTEVSAFEGSSAMALIDLGADIAFAASSHGGVFRVSGRASFRAIQAGIDLADLMKSIARSHGGSGGGHRGAAAMEACHPAGRLLAELTEAAFERLKA; this comes from the coding sequence ATGCGCATTCTCGAATCCGATGCCATAAAGCACCTCTGCGACCGCAGGAAGATATACCTGTGCCACAAGAATGCAGATCCCGATGCGATAGGGAGCGCGTTTGCTCTCAGCTGGCTCTTCGGCGGTGATATCGGGGCAGTTGGAGATCTGAGCAAAGCTGCCAGCCAGCTTGCAGATTCGATAGGGATAAAGCCCATAATAGATCCAGATCTCCAATCCTACGATCTGGTCGTTCTTATTGATACCTCAGTGAGCTCACAGATAGGAGGCGCGATGCTCCGGAGGTACGGCGTCATAGACCACCATCTCGATACAGATCTCCTGGAGGATGCGGAGTTCTACATTCAGCGCGAGGTGGATTCGACCGCTCAGATCGTGTGGGATATCATAAAGAGCTCTGGCATGGCTGACAGGGTTCCCAGAGAGGTCGCGCTTGCCCTCCTTGCAGGCATAGTCTCAGACACAGGAAGGTTCAGGCACGCCTCATCGGAGGCATTCAGATGCGTGCATGAGATCCTGGAGGCAGGTGATGTGGATTACGGCGAGGTCATGGAGATCCTCTCCAGAGCCCCCATGGACCTCTCGCAGCGTGTGGCGGTGCTCAAGGCCGCAACCAGAGCAAGGATCTCCTGGAAGGGCGAGTGGATAATCGCGTGCACAGAGGTGAGCGCCTTCGAGGGTTCGTCCGCGATGGCACTTATCGATCTCGGCGCAGACATCGCGTTTGCCGCCAGCAGCCATGGCGGGGTTTTCAGGGTGAGCGGTAGAGCCAGCTTCAGAGCCATTCAGGCGGGCATCGACCTCGCGGATCTGATGAAGAGTATCGCAAGATCGCATGGCGGAAGCGGTGGTGGCCACCGTGGGGCTGCCGCAATGGAGGCCTGCCATCCCGCAGGGAGGCTGCTGGCAGAGCTGACTGAGGCGGCGTTTGAGAGGCTGAAAGCATGA